GCTTTGCTAAGCCCTTTTTCGCGCAAGTATTCTACCGCTTTTTCCAAATCTCCATTTACTTCGACAAGTGCTTTTTTGCAGTCCATCATTCCCGCGTCTGTCATCTCGCGGAGCTGCTTTACAAGCTGTGCGCTAATCTCACTCATCTTCGCCACCTTTTCGTGATTTTGGGCTTTCCTTTGGAGTGCTTTTTGGTGCTCTAGGAGCGCGTGGAGCTCTAGGGGTTCTAGGCTTTTTGTTAGCTTCGCTTGCTTCATCTGCTTGGCTGGAGCTTTTTTCACTCATAGATTCTTGCATAGCCTCTTGCAAGACTTCTTGTTTTTCTTTCTCGCTTGCGGGCACATATTCGCTTGATTGGGCGAAGTCTCCCTCTTGCAGTGCTTCAGAGTTCATCTCTCTCCCCTCAATGATAGCTTCACTCATCTCTTTGCAAAATAGCTGAATAGAGCGAATCGCATCATCATTTCCCGGGATAGGATAGTCTACTTTGTCGGGGTCGCAGTTGGTATCAAGCGGGGCGACTACGGGTATGCCAAGTCTGCGTGCTTCTGCTACGGCGATTTTTTCTTTTACGACATCGATGACAAAAAGCATATCAGGGGCTTTTTTTAGGTGTCGCACACCGCCCAAATATTGGGTAAGTTTGTCTTTTTTGCGAAGTAGCATAAGTTTTTCTTTTTTGGTTAGCAAGTCGATTTGCCCGCTAGATTCCATTTCTTCGATGATTTCTAGCTTGCGGACGGAGCGTTTTATCGTGCTAAAGTTTGTTAGCATTCCGCCTAGCCAGCGATAATTCACATAGGGGACATTGACTTGCTCGGCTACTTCTTTGATAGCTTCGCTTGCTTGTCGCTTCGTCCCTACAAACATTATCACTTTGCCTTGTGAGGCTGCCTCTCGCACGATATTGTAAGTGTATCGAAAGTATCGTAAAGTCTTTTGTAAGTCAATAATGTGGATATTTTTTCGCACACCAAAGATAAATGGCTTCATCTTTGGATTCCATCGCCTTGTCTGATGCCCGAAATGCACACCGCATTCAAGCAAATCTTTCATCGTTACCATTGTAGATTCTCCTCTTTAGATTTGGTTTGTCATCCACGCTCTTTAACGCAAAAAGGGCTTTTTGCTAGCCCAAATCGCGCAACACAAATAAGGAATAGCGTGTGTGAAATGTAGTCTCGCACTTAGATTTTGAGACAAAATGGACGAGCGGATTCTAGCCTAGTATCCCTGATTTTTTGCTTAAATTTAGCAAAATCAAAGCAAAACCACAATAATCAAACACAATCAAATAGAATAATTTAGCTTTTTGCGATAAAATGCGCGTTTTTGGCTTACTAAGATTTTGGCTTTAAGGGTAGAGATGCAAAAGCGGTCGTATTTTATGCTTGGGATTGAGCTATATATGGAGGACTTTTTGCCATTAGATATTTATGGCGAGCTAGGACTTCGCCCTAGCGAGTGCAAGATTCCACAAAAAGAAGCCATAACCCTATCCTATAAGGATTGGAGGGCAAGCCTAGAGCGTTACAAAAACGATGATTCTAATGGTATTGAGCCACAAGCCCAGCACAAAGCAGATGAGGCAAAAGAAGCAAAAATCGATGAAGCAAAAAAAATAAAGGGATTTTACAAAATCCGCTCAAAATCTTTTGAGTTTCATTCTTTTCGCAAAGAGTGCGATAGATTTGTCGCAAGGCTAGAAAAAAAGAAAAAATCCCTCCTAGCGATTAAGCAAAAGCATAACGCCTTTATCGTGCTTAGAATCTATGCTTTTATCAACAAAAAAGACTTCATAAGGCACGATTCTATATGGCTAAATCTATCTGCAAGCACAAGCCGATTTTGCGCTAGTGTAAATGCGAGAATCCTCACACAAATAAAGGTGCTATGATGAGCGTAAAAACCCCGCAAAACCCTAACCCAAAATCCAAAAGCGACACAGAATCAACGCATAAAATAAACCCTGAAATTCGCTCCAAAACAAACTCCAAAATCCACCTAGAAAATCAGCAAAAAATCCAGCCAAAAAATCATTGGAAAGGGACAAAAATGCCACCAAAAGTGGTGCTTGTAAGCTCGCTACTTTTAAGCGCGATTATCATCACAGCAAACTACACCGTGCAGTTCAAAATAGGCTCTACGCCGCTTACTTTTGGTGCGCTTACTTATCCTTTTAGCTTCTTGCTACTAGATGTTTTGAGTGAAAAATACGGCAAACAAGAGGTGGTAAAAGTGCTTTTTTTGGGGCTTTTGATTGCTTTTTATCCCTCTTATTTTGCCTCTACCCCACAAATCGCCCTTGCTTCTATCATTGCCTTTTGCGTATCCCAGCCGCTTGATGTAGTGATTTTTTATACGCTAAAGACTTACGCGCCAAGACATTGGTGGCTTAGAAATGGTGGCTCGACATTGAGTGCGCAATTTATCGATACGATAGTGTTTTTTTGCGTGGCATTTTGGGCGGTGCAATCTGTGGGCGAGTCTTTGCAAATGGCTTTGGCAGACTATTGTATAAAAGCAATGGTAAGCCTTGCAAACACGCCGATTTTTTACTTGCTTGCGATTCGGGCAAGGCGGATTTGGCGCAATATCACTTAAATGCAAATATCACTTAAGTGGATTGTGTAAAATTTTGCACGAAAATTTGCGTTAATTTTGAAAAATGCCTAGCATAGACACAGCACAACTGCGATAGCAAACCCGCCATCGTGGCTAATGCTTAGGGTAAATTTGGGGGTAAATGAAGTAAATGAATTGGGGGAAGTG
This genomic stretch from Helicobacter macacae MIT 99-5501 harbors:
- the rpsB gene encoding 30S ribosomal protein S2, producing the protein MVTMKDLLECGVHFGHQTRRWNPKMKPFIFGVRKNIHIIDLQKTLRYFRYTYNIVREAASQGKVIMFVGTKRQASEAIKEVAEQVNVPYVNYRWLGGMLTNFSTIKRSVRKLEIIEEMESSGQIDLLTKKEKLMLLRKKDKLTQYLGGVRHLKKAPDMLFVIDVVKEKIAVAEARRLGIPVVAPLDTNCDPDKVDYPIPGNDDAIRSIQLFCKEMSEAIIEGREMNSEALQEGDFAQSSEYVPASEKEKQEVLQEAMQESMSEKSSSQADEASEANKKPRTPRAPRAPRAPKSTPKESPKSRKGGEDE
- a CDS encoding DUF4279 domain-containing protein, coding for MQKRSYFMLGIELYMEDFLPLDIYGELGLRPSECKIPQKEAITLSYKDWRASLERYKNDDSNGIEPQAQHKADEAKEAKIDEAKKIKGFYKIRSKSFEFHSFRKECDRFVARLEKKKKSLLAIKQKHNAFIVLRIYAFINKKDFIRHDSIWLNLSASTSRFCASVNARILTQIKVL
- a CDS encoding queuosine precursor transporter → MSVKTPQNPNPKSKSDTESTHKINPEIRSKTNSKIHLENQQKIQPKNHWKGTKMPPKVVLVSSLLLSAIIITANYTVQFKIGSTPLTFGALTYPFSFLLLDVLSEKYGKQEVVKVLFLGLLIAFYPSYFASTPQIALASIIAFCVSQPLDVVIFYTLKTYAPRHWWLRNGGSTLSAQFIDTIVFFCVAFWAVQSVGESLQMALADYCIKAMVSLANTPIFYLLAIRARRIWRNIT